Proteins found in one Magnolia sinica isolate HGM2019 chromosome 5, MsV1, whole genome shotgun sequence genomic segment:
- the LOC131246650 gene encoding mitochondrial phosphate carrier protein 3, mitochondrial-like → MPMAFSENSRQALLPSLLYTPPKLQYLHNLLNPNPTFSPQPTPTSNVVSQSEAFLVPAPSEPAKIKMHSPAFYAACTAGGIASCGLTHTAVTPLDLVKCNMQIDPAKYKSIVSGFGVLFKEQGVKGFFRGWVPTLLGYSAQGACKFGFYEFFKKYYSDIAGPEFAAKYKTLIYLAGSASAEVIADIALCPMEAVKVRVQTQPGFAKGLSDGFPKFVRTEGALGLYKGLVPLWGRQIPYTMMKFASFETIVEMIYKYSIPTPKDKCSKQLQLSVSFAGGYIAGVFCAVVSHPADNLVSFLNNAKGATVGDAVKKLGLWGLFTRGLPLRIVMIGTLTGAQWGIYDAFKVFVGLPTTGGVAPPAAIPDPKLVAMAR, encoded by the exons ATGCCCATGGCTTTCTCCGAAAACTCTCGCCAAGCCCTCCTCCCTTCCCTCCTCTACACTCCTCCCAAACTCCAATATCTCCATAACCTTCTCAATCCAAACCCTACCTTCTCTCCACAACCAACTCCTACTTCTAATGTCGTCTCTCAATCTGAGGCTTTTCTCGTCCCAGCGCCCAGCGAGCCGGCGAAGATCAAGATGCACTCTCCAGCTTTCTATGCTGCCTGCACCGCTGGCGGGATAGCCAGCTGCGGCCTCACGCACACGGCTGTCACGCCTCTCGATCTCGTCAAGTGCAACATGCAG ATTGACCCTGCAAAGTACAAGAGCATCGTGTCTGGGTTTGGTGTGTTGTTTAAAGAGCAGGGAGTTAAAGGTTTCTTCAGGGGCTGGGTGCCGACGTTGCTTGGTTACAGTGCTCAGGGTGCCTGTAAGTTTGGATTCTACGAGTTCTTTAAGAAGTACTACTCTGACATTGCTGGTCCAGAGTTTGCGGCCAAGTATAAGACCCTGATCTACCTTGCGGGGTCTGCATCTGCCGAAGTGATTGCGGATATTGCTCTTTGCCCAATGGAGGCAGTGAAGGTCCGGGTCCAAACCCAGCCCGGATTTGCTAAAGGCTTGTCTGATGGTTTTCCCAAGTTTGTCAGAACCGAAGGCGCTCTTGG GTTGTATAAGGGGCTTGTTCCTCTTTGGGGTCGCCAAATTCCAT ATACCATGATGAAATTTGCATCTTTTGAGACCATTGTGGAGATGATATACAAGTACAGTATTCCCACCCCAAAGGACAAGTGCAGCAAACAGCTGCAGCTCAGTGTGAGCTTCGCCGGTGGCTACATTGCTGGTGTCTTCTGTGCCGTTGTTTCTCACCCTGCGGACAATCTTGTGTCTTTCCTCAACAATGCAAAGGGGGCCACTGTCGGGGAT GCTGTGAAGAAGCTTGGGTTGTGGGGTCTCTTTACCCGAGGGCTTCCTCTTCGCATTGTCATGATTGGTACTCTGACTGGAGCACAATGGGGGATCTATGATGCTTTCAAAGTTTTTGTTGGCCT GCCAACTACCGGTGGAGTCGCTCCTCCAGCAGCGatccctgatccaaaacttgtagccATGGCTAGGTGA